Proteins from one Chroococcidiopsis sp. CCMEE 29 genomic window:
- a CDS encoding MFS transporter — protein sequence MTQPTHPNSLRTFTIIWIGQVASLLGSNMTSFAMIIWAWQLTEEATPLSLLAFFTEIPVLIASAFAGVFIDRWNRKLMMMIGDTVAGLSNVAILILFLTNHLEIWHLYLTGAINGLFGYIQGLAFSTSQSLIVPKQHYVRVGAMISLKTFGSGVLAPALAGVLYYIIGLSGILVIDLVTFIIAVGTLAVVQIPQPKQSAASLTSDRLHWQQLTFGFRYLFQRPSLVALQIFALSYIFFDNASAVVVPMILARSDNNTAVLGSVEGAVGLGGLVGAVSLGIWGGPARRIHGLLVGRALVFGNEMMLGLGRMPPVWIGANFSAGLFKPLANSCESAIWLSKVEPDVQGRVFAASSFLEGIISPLGLLIAGPLADYVFEPAMMPGGILAGILGGIFDTSTGSGMALQFTLFSFLVVLICLVSYAFPTLRDVEDILPDHNVAAG from the coding sequence ATGACACAACCAACCCACCCAAACAGCCTGCGTACATTCACAATTATCTGGATTGGTCAAGTCGCCTCATTGCTGGGTTCTAATATGACCAGCTTTGCCATGATTATTTGGGCTTGGCAACTGACAGAGGAAGCAACGCCTCTATCCTTACTCGCCTTCTTTACCGAAATCCCTGTTTTAATCGCCTCCGCCTTCGCTGGAGTCTTCATTGACCGCTGGAATCGTAAGCTGATGATGATGATTGGCGATACTGTCGCTGGACTCTCTAACGTTGCCATCCTCATCCTGTTTTTGACCAACCATCTAGAAATCTGGCATCTCTACCTTACTGGAGCGATCAATGGGCTATTTGGCTACATCCAGGGACTAGCCTTCTCTACCTCCCAATCACTGATTGTCCCTAAGCAGCATTACGTCAGAGTTGGCGCGATGATTTCGCTCAAAACGTTTGGCTCCGGTGTCCTTGCCCCAGCACTAGCAGGAGTACTTTACTACATCATTGGTCTTTCGGGCATTTTGGTAATTGACCTTGTTACTTTCATCATTGCCGTTGGTACACTTGCCGTTGTGCAGATTCCTCAACCAAAACAAAGTGCAGCGAGTCTAACAAGCGATCGCCTCCACTGGCAGCAATTAACCTTTGGCTTCCGCTACCTATTTCAGCGTCCCAGCTTGGTTGCTCTCCAAATCTTTGCACTCAGTTACATTTTCTTTGACAACGCCTCTGCTGTTGTTGTCCCCATGATCTTGGCTCGCAGCGACAATAATACTGCTGTACTCGGTAGCGTAGAAGGAGCTGTTGGTCTTGGGGGTTTGGTGGGTGCTGTATCATTGGGGATTTGGGGCGGTCCTGCTCGTCGCATTCATGGGTTACTAGTTGGCAGAGCCTTAGTGTTTGGCAACGAAATGATGCTAGGCTTAGGACGCATGCCTCCGGTTTGGATTGGCGCAAACTTTAGTGCAGGTTTGTTTAAACCCCTAGCTAACAGCTGCGAAAGCGCCATCTGGCTATCAAAAGTGGAACCGGACGTACAAGGACGAGTCTTTGCCGCTAGTTCGTTTTTGGAAGGAATTATCTCCCCGTTGGGACTTTTGATCGCAGGTCCGCTAGCTGATTATGTCTTTGAACCAGCAATGATGCCAGGAGGAATTCTAGCGGGGATCTTGGGAGGCATATTCGATACTAGCACAGGCAGTGGCATGGCACTGCAATTCACCCTATTTTCTTTCCTCGTTGTCCTGATCTGCCTGGTTAGCTATGCTTTCCCCACACTGCGAGATGTAGAAGACATCTTACCTGACCATAATGTTGCTGCTGGTTAG
- a CDS encoding rhodanese-related sulfurtransferase, with protein MTQIVAAFYKFVRLPDFAQKQHPLLSYCKAQGVRGTILLAAEGINGTIAAASRQAIDSVLSFLRSDPRLADLEYKESYADSPPFERIKVRLKQEIVTLGLPVVDPNEQVGIYVSPKNWNDLICDPDVTVIDTRNDYEVSIGTFKGAQNPQTRSFRQFPDYICQHLDPTKHKKVALFCTGGIRCEKASSFMLSQGFQEVYHLQGGILKYLEEVPDQESLWQGECFVFDERVAVLHGLAPGTYELCRSCGHPISDADQASLQYEEGISCPYCFDHLTEEKRTRQQARQRQFELNQQRTEDTSELRSTHPKES; from the coding sequence ATGACCCAGATTGTTGCAGCATTTTATAAATTTGTCAGGCTACCAGATTTTGCCCAGAAACAGCACCCTCTGCTGTCTTACTGCAAAGCGCAAGGCGTTAGAGGGACGATTCTGCTAGCGGCAGAAGGGATTAACGGTACAATTGCGGCTGCTTCTCGTCAGGCGATTGATTCAGTTTTATCCTTTCTGCGCTCTGACCCTCGCTTAGCAGACTTGGAGTATAAAGAATCTTATGCTGATTCTCCGCCGTTCGAGCGGATAAAGGTACGGTTAAAGCAAGAAATTGTCACCCTAGGATTGCCTGTAGTTGACCCAAATGAGCAGGTTGGTATCTATGTAAGTCCCAAGAACTGGAATGACCTCATCTGCGACCCAGATGTAACAGTAATTGACACACGCAACGATTATGAGGTGAGTATCGGCACTTTCAAAGGGGCGCAAAATCCTCAAACTCGCTCATTTCGCCAATTCCCGGACTACATTTGCCAACACCTCGACCCCACTAAACATAAAAAGGTTGCCTTGTTTTGTACTGGTGGGATTCGCTGTGAAAAAGCTTCATCATTCATGCTGTCTCAAGGCTTTCAAGAAGTCTATCACCTCCAAGGCGGCATTCTTAAATATTTAGAAGAAGTTCCAGATCAAGAAAGTTTGTGGCAGGGAGAGTGTTTTGTCTTTGATGAACGGGTTGCCGTCCTTCACGGCTTGGCACCAGGAACCTATGAACTCTGTCGTAGTTGTGGTCATCCAATTTCTGACGCAGATCAGGCATCTTTGCAGTATGAGGAAGGTATTTCCTGTCCCTATTGTTTTGACCACCTCACTGAGGAGAAAAGAACACGTCAGCAAGCAAGGCAACGCCAGTTTGAATTGAATCAGCAGAGGACTGAGGATACTTCAGAGCTAAGGTCAACCCATCCTAAGGAGAGTTAA
- a CDS encoding glycosyltransferase, whose amino-acid sequence MNDSTRQEQVLSFLFFDLDANGAVKAMLTLARGFIERGFKVDIVVLEAKGEGFKWLPNEARVVELKCRNRGFSKLVYLGSLVQYLRKVQPIALIAGDDINFGSIAKYLARVRTRVVINSQTNLSNLFLKYSPRRVRVSPTAFLLRRFLWFYDWADALVPVSQGVADDLTQIAGRSLKHMRVIHNPVVTPKLFEQAKEPIDREWFKDGAPPVILGVGRLSLQKDFPTLIRAFTIVRKQLPARLMILGEGEERPQIEAMIKELGLASEVALPGFVSNPYAFMSRAAVFVLSSVYEGLPTVLIEAMAVGTPVVSTDCPSGPREILGFGKYGMLVPVRDFEALANAIVTTLSDQTDVEGLRQQAQKFSLENTVNGYLELINPDAA is encoded by the coding sequence ATGAATGACTCAACCAGGCAAGAACAAGTTTTAAGTTTTTTGTTTTTTGACCTTGATGCTAACGGTGCTGTTAAAGCTATGCTCACCCTTGCTAGAGGCTTCATCGAACGCGGCTTTAAGGTGGATATAGTTGTTTTAGAGGCAAAGGGAGAAGGTTTTAAATGGCTGCCTAATGAGGCGCGAGTTGTAGAACTGAAGTGTCGGAACCGGGGCTTTTCCAAGCTTGTGTACTTAGGATCTTTAGTCCAATACTTACGCAAAGTACAACCCATAGCCTTGATAGCTGGAGATGATATTAATTTCGGGTCAATTGCTAAGTACTTGGCAAGAGTACGCACGCGGGTGGTGATCAATTCTCAAACTAACTTGTCTAATCTTTTTTTAAAGTACAGTCCCCGCAGGGTGAGAGTTAGCCCTACTGCCTTTTTATTACGACGATTCCTCTGGTTTTACGACTGGGCTGATGCCTTAGTTCCAGTTTCCCAAGGAGTTGCAGATGATTTAACACAGATTGCTGGACGATCCTTGAAGCACATGCGAGTCATACACAATCCAGTCGTGACTCCTAAACTCTTTGAACAAGCTAAAGAGCCGATAGATCGAGAATGGTTTAAAGACGGAGCACCTCCAGTTATCTTAGGCGTAGGGCGATTAAGCTTACAAAAGGATTTTCCAACTTTAATCCGGGCATTTACCATAGTGCGAAAGCAGTTGCCAGCGCGACTGATGATTTTGGGTGAAGGGGAAGAGCGACCTCAAATTGAAGCAATGATTAAAGAGCTAGGGTTAGCTTCAGAAGTCGCTTTGCCTGGTTTCGTCTCTAATCCGTATGCCTTTATGTCTAGAGCAGCAGTATTTGTTTTATCCTCAGTGTATGAGGGATTACCTACAGTACTGATTGAAGCTATGGCTGTAGGTACACCAGTAGTCTCTACTGATTGTCCTAGCGGTCCAAGGGAAATTTTAGGATTTGGCAAGTATGGCATGCTAGTGCCAGTCAGAGATTTTGAAGCGCTTGCTAATGCAATTGTGACTACACTAAGCGATCAAACAGATGTTGAAGGCTTGAGGCAACAAGCCCAAAAGTTTTCTCTAGAAAATACCGTTAATGGTTATCTAGAATTAATTAACCCAGATGCTGCGTAA
- a CDS encoding protochlorophyllide reductase, with translation MEQDQQLTVVITGASSGVGLQAAKALAEREQWHVVMACRNLEKAENAAKTVGIPPDSYTIMHLDLASLESVRQFVQNFRTSGNSLDALVCNAAIYMPLLKEPLRSGDGYELSVATNHLGHFLLCNLMLEDLKKSSSSEPRLVILGTVTHNPKELGGKIPPRPDLGDLKGFEAGFKQPYSMIDGKKFEPVKAYKDSKVCNVLTMRELHRRYHESTGITFNSLYPGCVATTALFRDHYPLFQKLFPLFQKYITGGFVSEEEAGKRVAAVVADPEYKQSGAYWSWGNRQKKNGKSFVQAVSPEASDDDKAERLWDLSTKLVGLT, from the coding sequence ATGGAACAAGATCAGCAGTTAACAGTTGTAATCACAGGTGCCTCATCGGGGGTTGGTTTGCAAGCCGCGAAAGCGCTTGCCGAAAGGGAGCAATGGCACGTGGTGATGGCTTGTCGGAATCTGGAGAAAGCGGAAAACGCTGCTAAAACTGTAGGAATCCCGCCGGACAGCTACACCATTATGCATCTTGACTTAGCCAGCTTGGAGAGCGTTCGACAGTTTGTACAGAACTTCCGGACAAGCGGTAACTCTCTGGATGCTTTGGTGTGCAACGCCGCCATCTATATGCCTTTGTTAAAGGAACCATTGCGAAGCGGAGACGGATATGAATTGAGCGTTGCCACAAATCACCTCGGACATTTCCTCCTGTGTAATCTGATGCTGGAGGACTTGAAGAAATCATCCTCCTCAGAGCCGAGGCTCGTCATTTTAGGAACCGTGACGCACAACCCGAAGGAATTAGGTGGGAAGATTCCGCCGCGTCCAGACTTAGGAGATCTGAAAGGCTTTGAAGCCGGATTTAAACAGCCTTACTCGATGATTGACGGCAAGAAGTTTGAACCCGTCAAAGCCTACAAGGACAGTAAAGTTTGCAACGTGCTGACCATGCGGGAACTGCATCGGCGCTATCACGAGTCAACCGGCATCACATTCAACTCTCTCTATCCGGGGTGTGTGGCAACAACAGCCTTATTCCGAGACCACTATCCCTTATTTCAGAAACTCTTCCCACTCTTCCAGAAGTACATCACTGGAGGATTCGTATCCGAGGAGGAGGCTGGCAAGCGGGTCGCGGCGGTCGTCGCTGATCCTGAATACAAGCAATCCGGTGCATATTGGAGCTGGGGGAATCGACAGAAGAAAAATGGCAAGTCATTTGTTCAAGCGGTCTCTCCGGAAGCCAGCGATGATGACAAAGCTGAGCGCCTGTGGGATCTGAGTACAAAGTTGGTTGGACTAACTTGA